The proteins below come from a single Drosophila miranda strain MSH22 chromosome Y unlocalized genomic scaffold, D.miranda_PacBio2.1 Contig_Y1_pilon, whole genome shotgun sequence genomic window:
- the LOC117190690 gene encoding protein tantalus-like encodes MPAKKKLEGKAKAGSIPGDTGSVATATMVRCQMQPRACKSKSQSAARPSLSPSRLAKKPSLTPTTGSQAPSQTIAKSRPTGLETIFERPGNEDDGPTSSHAVAFGECQRRVLALGTGEKKRTLSQKSCLKVRNTLGERSTRHMMTLRASRTTLDSVMLGGSDDEGESDGDAPAVAPVAAPEVVLVARLRSRKVYPGDGKAV; translated from the exons atgcctgcaaagaaaaaacttgAAGGCAAAGCTAAAG CCGGGAGTATACCGGGGGATACAGGATCTGTGGCAACCGCGACTATGGTTCGGTGCCAAATGCAGCCGCGCGcctgcaagagcaagagccagagcgcCGCCAGGCCCAGTCTTAGTCCCAGCcgcctggccaagaagcccaGCCTGACGCCGACCACCGGTTCTCAGGCGCCATCGCAGACCATCGCAAAGTCGAGGCCCACCGGTCTCGAGACGATTTTTGAACGGCCCGGCAATGAGGACGACGGGCCCACAAGCAGCCATGCCGTGGCATTCGGCGAGTGCCAGCGCCGCGTCCTCGCCCTGGGTacgggcgaaaaaaaaagaaccctgTCGCAGAAGAGCTGCCTAAAGGTGCGCAACACCTTGGGCGAACGCAGCACCCGGCACATGATGACACTGCGGGCGTCCCGCACTACTTTGGACAGCGTAATGCTCGGGGGCTCGGACGATGAAGGCGAGTCGGACGGAGACGCTCCCGCAGTCGCTCCCGTAGCTGCTCCCGAAGTCGTTCTCGTTGCTCGTTTGAGAAGTCGAAAGGTTTACCCAGGAGACGGAAAAGCCGTTTGA
- the LOC117190691 gene encoding protein tantalus-like, with the protein MVRCQMPPRACKSKSQSAARPSLSPSRLAKKPSLTPTTGSQAPSQTIAKSRPTGLETIFERPGNEDDGPTSSHAVAFGECQRRVLALGTGEKKRTLSQKSCLKVRNTLGERSTRHMMTLRASRTTLDSVMLGGSDDEGESVGVAPAVAPVAAPEVVPAGGNAGTNQPAPFVLRTSRRLKSLPPF; encoded by the coding sequence ATGGTTCGGTGCCAAATGCCGCCGCGCGcctgcaagagcaagagccagagcgcCGCCAGGCCCAGTCTTAGTCCCAGCcgcctggccaagaagcccaGCCTGACGCCGACCACCGGTTCTCAGGCGCCATCGCAGACCATCGCAAAGTCGAGGCCCACCGGTCTCGAGACGATTTTTGAACGGCCCGGCAATGAGGACGACGGTCCCACAAGCAGCCATGCCGTGGCATTCGGCGAGTGCCAGCGCCGCGTCCTCGCCCTGGGTacgggcgaaaaaaaaagaaccctgTCGCAGAAGAGCTGCCTGAAGGTGCGCAACACCTTGGGCGAACGCAGCACCCGGCACATGATGACACTGCGGGCGTCCCGCACTACTTTGGACAGCGTAATGCTCGGGGGCTCGGACGATGAAGGCGAGTCGGTCGGAGTCGCTCCCGCAGTCGCTCCCGTAGCTGCTCCCGAAGTCGTTCCCGCTGGAGGAAATGCCGGTACAAATCAGCCGGCACCATTCGTGCTGCGCACCAGCAGGAGGCTCAAGAGTCTGCCTCCGTTTTAG